The region ATCAATACAAGAGAAAGTTTTGTATTGGTTGATAAGGATTTTAAAATAGTGACTTATAATGATGAATTTGAGAAGCAGTTTATTAATATTTTTCACCGACAAATTAAAAAAGGTGACTCAATTATTAATTATAGTCAAGTTAGACCTGCACAGGATTTAGTTGAAATCTATCAAAGCGTATTCAAGGGAGAAAGTATAGAATCGGAAGTGAAACTCACTTTGCCCGACAATAAAATTCACACATTCTTAATAAAGTACAATCCTGCTTACGATGAAAGTGGGAATATTTTTGGTGCCTTTGTTTCAACTACAGATATCTCAGATAGGGTCGACGATATGGAGAGGATAAAACAATCGGAAGGAAATCTGAAAACTATATTTGAGAATACTTCCGAAGGATTTATTCTTCTTGATATCAATTGTAGTATTCTGGCTTTTAATAGTAAAACGAAAAAATACACTTTCTTTATTTCTGAGAATGAAATGGAGGTCGGCAAAAACTTATTTGAGTATGTTCAGAAATCGCGTGTTGTACAATTTCAAGAGATTATTGCAAAAGTATTACAGGGTGAAACTATACAATACGAGCGTCCTTATCAACGAGAGAATAGCCATATCACGTGGATAGATTTTACGATAACACCCGTAAAGGAAGCTGGGCAAATAATAGGTTTTTGTATTTCATTAAAAGATATCACACAACGTGTACAGAATGAAGTAGCACTTACTGAATTATATGATAAGCTAAACAGAAGAGCTGAAGAACTCACACAGTCGAATGCAGAACTGGAGAGTTTTGCCTATGTGGCATCTCACGATATGCGGGAGCCCTTAAGAATGGTAACCAGTTTCTTAAGCCGACTTGAAAATAAATATAGAGACAAGTTAGATGATAAGGCAAAACAATATATACATTTTGCAGTGGATGGTGCCGCCAGGATGCGAAAAATAATCCATGACCTGCTTGAATACTCGAAGGTGGGAAAAAAGGAATATAAATTTGAAGAAATAGACCTCAGTAAATTATTGGCTGAAGTAGGACAATTAAATATTTCTACTTTCAATGAAAAAAACGCAGTATTATGTTGGGATTCACTTCCTGTTATATATGGATATAGAACTCCTTTATTGCAGGTTTTTCATAATATAATTTCCAATTCATTGAAATACCAAAGGTCCGAAGTACACCCTATAATAAAGATTGTTGCCGAAGAGCATATTGATTATTGGAAATTCTCGGTTACCGATAATGGAATTGGGATCGATAATCAGTTTCTGAGCAAAATTTTTGTATTGTTTCAACGATTACATCAAAAGGATGAATATTCAGGAACGGGTATTGGTTTGGCAATTTGTAAAAAAATTATTGAAAGCCATCAGGGTAAGATATGGGCCGAATCAGTAGTTGGTGAAAGTACTGTTGTATATTTCACTATTAAAAAAATATATAATAAACCTGTGACAGCATGACCAATACTATGAAATCAATACATATACTATTAATTGAGGATAATGAAGGCGATATCGTGCTTACCAAGGAAGCTTTGCTCGATTGTAAAATAGTTAATACCATCTCATTAGTGCGAGATGGCTGGGAAGCAATACAATATTTGGAAAAAATTGAATTATTTTCGGAGTCACAAACACCCGATATTATTTTTTTAGATATCAATCTTCCCAAAATGGATGGTCACCAGGTATTGAACAGAATTAAGTTAAACCATCATATTAAAAAGGTACCTGTGGTTATCATTACCACCTCACTTTCAGAAAGAGACAAACTGAATTCCTACAGTGATATTGTAACTAGTTTCATCACCAAGCCAATAGAAGAATTCGACTTATTGAAAGCTTTTTCGGCGATTGAAAGCTTTGGGCTTAACATTGTACAACTACCACTTAAAAGTATATCGCATGAAGCTTAATAATAGTGATTTAAAGTTCTTATTAATAGAAGATAATATTGGCGATTTGTTATTGATAGAGGAGTATTTGAAAGAAAATTTTTCGAATCCTACAATATATCGTGCCAGTACTTTTGCGGATGCAGTAGGGTATTTAAACAAGAAACTAGAAATTGATGTAATATTATTGGATCTCACACTTCCCGATTTGAGCGGTGAAGAGTTGGTATTACAAATATTGAAACTGTCTGGGCATACTTCTGTAATAGTTCTCACAGGATACACTGGCGAAGACTTTGGCGTTTCCACCTTATCAATGGGTATATCCGATTATTTGGTAAAGGACGAGTTGAGTGCATCAAATTTAAATAAAAGTATAGCATATAGTATTGAGCGAAAAAAAATTGAAAAAATCCTAAAAGAGAGCAATGAACGCTATGAAATTCTGGCACATGCAACCAGCGACACTATATGGGACTGGAATATTGAGCTTGACAGCATGCAGTATAACGATGGGATACATAGGATCTTTGGCTATTTAGAATCGACCTTTGAAAATACTAGTAAATGGTGGGAGAATAAAATTCATCCCGACGATATTTTGAAAGTATATAAAGAACTTAATTATTCTTTCGAGCAGTGTATTTCGCACATTCAATTAGAATATCGCTTTTTATGTGCGGACAATACCTATAAATACATATTTGACCGTGCCTTTATTGTTTATAGTGCTGGTAAGCCCATCAGGATTATCGGTGCCATGCAGGATATTACAGAGCGAAGACAGGCTGACCTTAAAATGAAGCAATCGGAATCGAATCTGAATGCGATTTTTGAGAATACATCCGAAGGGTTTATTTTGGTAGATAGAAATGGTAAAGTAATATCATATAATAAGAAAGCAAAAGAATTCAATTCTTTAAATTTAAAGGTAGAAATAGCTTTAGAAATAGGTAAAGATATTATTGACTATGTTGAAGTTTCGAGGCAAGGAATTTATCAAGAATATATCACAAAAGTATATGGTGGAGAAACAGTAATATATGATATTGCTTATTTGCAAAAAGATAATTCTACTATCTGGATTAATTTTTTGATTCAACCAGTATATACTGAAGGTAATATCAATGGATTTTGTATTACTGGCAGAGATGCAACTGTACAAAAAGAAGCAGAGCAGCTAAGAGAATTCGACAGAAACAATCTTAAGGCACTAATCAATAATACTAATGATGCAATGTGGAGCATCGATAAAAATTTCAACTTAATTACCTCAAATAAATCATTTGATGAAAGGATTAAAAGTATCACAGGAAAATCCATGAGTTTAGGAGGGAGTTTTCTAAATTCGGGGCTTACAGAATCTCAATTAAGTCGATTCAAAAAGCACTTTGAACGAGCATTTTCTGGCGAAACCTTTTCTATTATAGAACATATCGAAAGCCCAATCGAAACTTGGTCAGAAATATCTTTCCATCCCATACATAAAGGAGAAGAAATAGTAGGAACGGCTAGTTTTTCACGAAATATTACTGAAAAAATTAAATCAGAAAAAGTGACCTTGGAACTAGTGCACAATTTACAAAACAAGAATAAAGATCTACAGCAATTTTCCTATATAGTTTCTCATAATCTTCGTTCGCAGATTGCCAAGATATTGGGGTTAACTTTTGTATATAAAATTGAACCCGATCACAAAATAAATGAAATGACCTTGCTGGAGTGTGTGGAGCAGGAAGTAACTAATTTGGACAATGTGGTGAAGGATATGAATACTATTATTTCATACCGCGACCTCGACAATAAACAGAAAGATCAGGTATCATTCGATACGGAATTAAAACTTATAGAGCAGGTACTCGAATTTCAAATTGCGGAGAGCGATGCCACTATCACCAGCGACTTTAGCAAAGTGTCCAATATAGTTTCAGTGAGGAGTTATATATATAGTATCATATTCAATTTGATATCGAATGCTATTAAGTATCGCCGACCAGAGATTCCCTTGCAAATACATGTCGAAAGTTATCAAACCGAAGAAAACATATGTGTCAGTATCCAAGATAATGGAATGGGCATCGATTTGAATAAGTATGGTGAAAAATTATTTGGCTTATATAAACGATTCCATAGCATTGAAATTGAAGGTCGAGGCATAGGCTTAAGTTTGGTTAAAACACAGGCCGAATCACTGGGTGGAAGTATAGAAGTAGAAAGCACTGTGAACAGGGGAACGACTTTTAAGGTTTGTTTACCCATAAATAATAATTAGTATGCAAATGATAAACAGTGTTTTTTTAATAGATGATGAACCGATGTTCAATCTCATAAATCAAAAAATTTTGCAGATAGCAAAGTTTACCAATAATGTATACTGTTATGTTGATGCCAGCACTGCCTTAAAAGAACTTCGACAATTAATTGATTTGGATTTATCGAGTTTCCCCAATATTATTTTTTTAGATATCAATATGCCGGGTATGGATGGCTGGGAGTTCTTAGATGCGTTTAGTAATTTCCCCATCAATGTAAAACAGTATTGTAAAGTATATTTACTCACGTCCTCCATAGATCCGATAGATATTGGCAAATCTCATAATTATGATCTTATATACGATTTTATTTCGAAGCCTTTATCTATTGAGAAATTGGCAAGTATAGGCCAGCATAAGATGAAGTTTTAGGGAATAAAATAAATTCCCAAACATTTCTATTAATCAACCATCATCTTAAATCTCGGCAACCCAATTTCACTTTCAGTAGGGTAGGGTGCCCTATGCGTGGTACTTATATCTTCTCGCATCTGTTGATGAACTTTATAACTCATGTCTTTATCGTCTTCATATCTGGGGTCGGGCACAAAAGGCAACTTGGCCATTTTTTCTATAACAATAGATGCAAATCCAAAATCTATATCAACCTTGCCCAAAAGAAGATAGCAGCCACCACCTTTAAAGGGATACCTCGCCAAGCTATCTGCAAAATGGGTAGTATCGAAATAACCTCCTTCGGCATCTATCCAAGTTCCAAAGTTCATCATACCGCGTTTAGTAGGTACATGTTTTATGGAAATAAGGTAGCCCACCATTCTTACTATTTGTTTTTCTTTATATATTAGTTCACTGGTTTTTACATCGCCCCTAAATTCAGTTTTTAGCAAATCGAATGGTGAACATGATACAGGAAAATCTAACAATTCTATCTCATCAAATGCATCTTCAAAGGGCGACCTTTGCAGTGTGGGTAATGTATATTCTTTAATGGGTTCATGTAGTAATAGCGGTGTTCTATTTTCTGGTTTGTAATTCGCCAACAACATTCGGGCTAGCAAAATTAATTCGTTTTTGTCCTTACGGCTGTCGGGATTTCCAGTAAAGCGAAATGCACCTATATATATTAAAATTTGTAATGTTTCAATGCCTATAGGTATACGATTTATAAAATCTTCCAATGATTTATAGTCCCCGTTCTTCATTCTTTCTTCAGGTATCATCGTACCTATTTGTGCAGGCAAACTTTTAAGATGTACAAAACCCATATATATATCTTTATCATATAAAGTGGTGAGATGTTCACTTCTATTCACACAGGGGCAACATATAGTTGCTCCCGCCATTTTTGCCTCATGAAAATATATTTCTGTTCTATAAAACCCACCAAAATTATTAATCACCGCTACCATAAATTCAATAGGATAATATACTTTTAAGTAGAGGCTTTGGTAACTCTCCACCGCATACGATGCGGAGTGTGCTTTGCAAAATGAATAACCTGCAAACGATTCAATTTGTCTATATACTTCTTGTGCGAGTTGGTCAGGATATCCTTTGATTTTACAGTTTTCAAAAAACCTATTTCTCACACCTTCAAATTCTTTTTTTGAACGCGTTTTTCCGCTCATCGCCCTGCGTAATATATCCGCATCGGCAAGGTCGAGGTCGGCGAAATGATGTGCAATTTTAATTACATCTTCTTGGTAAACCATTACACCATAAGTGTCGCCCAATTGCTCTTCAAATACGCGATGAAAGTATTCAAACTTTGTGGGATTATTATGTCTGAAAACATATTCACCCATCATACCACTTTGTGCCACACCTGGTCGTATAACAGATGATGCAGCTACCAAAGTTTTATAGTTATCGCATTTTAATTTCCGCAACAATCCACGCATGGCAGGACTTTCTATATAAAAACATCCCAAGGTTTTCCCTTCTCTCAAATATTCATTTGCTTTTGCTTCGTCTTTGCTTATCAGTACATTTCTTATATCTACTTTTATACCTTGATTTTGCTCAACCAGTTTCACGCAATCATTGATATGGCCAATTCCCCGTTGGCTCAATATATCAAACTTTTCAAAACCTATATCTTCGGCAATATGCATATTGAACTGCACAATTGGAAAACCTTTTGGCGGCATTTCCAAAGCAGTATAGTTTGTAATAGGTTCTTCTGATATAAGAATACCGCATGAGTGCATACTTCGTTGGTTCGGATATTTTTCAAGCAACATTCCATATTCATGTATAATATTAACGATGGAGTTTTTATCATGCGAATCGGCTGAAGATTTAGCAAGCTTGTCCATTTCCTCTTTGGCCAAGCCAAATACTTTTCCAATTTCGCGTATAATAGAACGGTGTTTAAATTCTACGATGGTTCCAGTAAAAGCTACATGCCCTGCACCAAACCTGTTGAATATATAGTTCAAAATTTCGTCTCGGTCTTTCCAACTCCAATCAATATCAAAGTCGGGCGGACTGGCCCTGCTGGGATTTAAAAATCGTTCGAAATATAAGTTTAATTCTATCGGGCATATATCAGTAATCCCTAAACAATAACTTACTATACTATTTGCACCACTGCCTCTGCCTATATGCAAAAAACCTCTGCTTTGGCTATATCTTATAATATCCCATGTTATTAAAAAGT is a window of Bacteroidota bacterium DNA encoding:
- the dnaE gene encoding DNA polymerase III subunit alpha — encoded protein: MYLNCHSYHSLRYGTIPVEELVQLAKDCKVSALALTDINTVTGVYDFILKCQANNIKPLVGIEFRTDNKLLYIGLAKNTKGFAELCKFLTEYNLSNTPLPIQPPVFKDVVIIYPFKNVPTLLQEYEYIGLRPEDITKLIRAEWKDRIDKMVIYQPITYRTKKEYNLHKILRAMDINTLLSKLTVDDQARVSDKMIPIDDLLAHYIHFSVVISNTENIIEQCNFEFDFNTPKNKKYYTNSRESDKLLLTNLAMEGLERRYGKNNKEALARVQKELKVIDDLRFSGYFLITWDIIRYSQSRGFLHIGRGSGANSIVSYCLGITDICPIELNLYFERFLNPSRASPPDFDIDWSWKDRDEILNYIFNRFGAGHVAFTGTIVEFKHRSIIREIGKVFGLAKEEMDKLAKSSADSHDKNSIVNIIHEYGMLLEKYPNQRSMHSCGILISEEPITNYTALEMPPKGFPIVQFNMHIAEDIGFEKFDILSQRGIGHINDCVKLVEQNQGIKVDIRNVLISKDEAKANEYLREGKTLGCFYIESPAMRGLLRKLKCDNYKTLVAASSVIRPGVAQSGMMGEYVFRHNNPTKFEYFHRVFEEQLGDTYGVMVYQEDVIKIAHHFADLDLADADILRRAMSGKTRSKKEFEGVRNRFFENCKIKGYPDQLAQEVYRQIESFAGYSFCKAHSASYAVESYQSLYLKVYYPIEFMVAVINNFGGFYRTEIYFHEAKMAGATICCPCVNRSEHLTTLYDKDIYMGFVHLKSLPAQIGTMIPEERMKNGDYKSLEDFINRIPIGIETLQILIYIGAFRFTGNPDSRKDKNELILLARMLLANYKPENRTPLLLHEPIKEYTLPTLQRSPFEDAFDEIELLDFPVSCSPFDLLKTEFRGDVKTSELIYKEKQIVRMVGYLISIKHVPTKRGMMNFGTWIDAEGGYFDTTHFADSLARYPFKGGGCYLLLGKVDIDFGFASIVIEKMAKLPFVPDPRYEDDKDMSYKVHQQMREDISTTHRAPYPTESEIGLPRFKMMVD
- a CDS encoding response regulator; its protein translation is MINSVFLIDDEPMFNLINQKILQIAKFTNNVYCYVDASTALKELRQLIDLDLSSFPNIIFLDINMPGMDGWEFLDAFSNFPINVKQYCKVYLLTSSIDPIDIGKSHNYDLIYDFISKPLSIEKLASIGQHKMKF
- a CDS encoding PAS domain S-box protein; protein product: MKLNNSDLKFLLIEDNIGDLLLIEEYLKENFSNPTIYRASTFADAVGYLNKKLEIDVILLDLTLPDLSGEELVLQILKLSGHTSVIVLTGYTGEDFGVSTLSMGISDYLVKDELSASNLNKSIAYSIERKKIEKILKESNERYEILAHATSDTIWDWNIELDSMQYNDGIHRIFGYLESTFENTSKWWENKIHPDDILKVYKELNYSFEQCISHIQLEYRFLCADNTYKYIFDRAFIVYSAGKPIRIIGAMQDITERRQADLKMKQSESNLNAIFENTSEGFILVDRNGKVISYNKKAKEFNSLNLKVEIALEIGKDIIDYVEVSRQGIYQEYITKVYGGETVIYDIAYLQKDNSTIWINFLIQPVYTEGNINGFCITGRDATVQKEAEQLREFDRNNLKALINNTNDAMWSIDKNFNLITSNKSFDERIKSITGKSMSLGGSFLNSGLTESQLSRFKKHFERAFSGETFSIIEHIESPIETWSEISFHPIHKGEEIVGTASFSRNITEKIKSEKVTLELVHNLQNKNKDLQQFSYIVSHNLRSQIAKILGLTFVYKIEPDHKINEMTLLECVEQEVTNLDNVVKDMNTIISYRDLDNKQKDQVSFDTELKLIEQVLEFQIAESDATITSDFSKVSNIVSVRSYIYSIIFNLISNAIKYRRPEIPLQIHVESYQTEENICVSIQDNGMGIDLNKYGEKLFGLYKRFHSIEIEGRGIGLSLVKTQAESLGGSIEVESTVNRGTTFKVCLPINNN
- a CDS encoding response regulator, yielding MTNTMKSIHILLIEDNEGDIVLTKEALLDCKIVNTISLVRDGWEAIQYLEKIELFSESQTPDIIFLDINLPKMDGHQVLNRIKLNHHIKKVPVVIITTSLSERDKLNSYSDIVTSFITKPIEEFDLLKAFSAIESFGLNIVQLPLKSISHEA
- a CDS encoding ATP-binding protein; amino-acid sequence: MSTTETNTQEPQSNTSLSDIEQKLALLIINTRESFVLVDKDFKIVTYNDEFEKQFINIFHRQIKKGDSIINYSQVRPAQDLVEIYQSVFKGESIESEVKLTLPDNKIHTFLIKYNPAYDESGNIFGAFVSTTDISDRVDDMERIKQSEGNLKTIFENTSEGFILLDINCSILAFNSKTKKYTFFISENEMEVGKNLFEYVQKSRVVQFQEIIAKVLQGETIQYERPYQRENSHITWIDFTITPVKEAGQIIGFCISLKDITQRVQNEVALTELYDKLNRRAEELTQSNAELESFAYVASHDMREPLRMVTSFLSRLENKYRDKLDDKAKQYIHFAVDGAARMRKIIHDLLEYSKVGKKEYKFEEIDLSKLLAEVGQLNISTFNEKNAVLCWDSLPVIYGYRTPLLQVFHNIISNSLKYQRSEVHPIIKIVAEEHIDYWKFSVTDNGIGIDNQFLSKIFVLFQRLHQKDEYSGTGIGLAICKKIIESHQGKIWAESVVGESTVVYFTIKKIYNKPVTA